A stretch of the Mycobacteriales bacterium genome encodes the following:
- a CDS encoding MFS transporter, protein MTVEESKRGLPAGPATYRALFSEGQFRSLWLASAISLTGDQLARVAIASLVYDRTHSALVTALVYAVTYLPWLIGGPLLGGLADRYPRRTVMLICQLTSAVLVALMAVPGMPLVALASLLFVVILVESPFLSARASLLVDILPDDRYVLASAINQLTIQGTQVLGFAVGGALVLLVGAPDALLVDAVSFLLAGAFVRFGVRPRRAVAVAGQLGGSWERMKVGAKVVFGDPRLRGLVLLGWLATFWVVPEGLAAPYADGNSTSIGLLLAAQPAGSVVGGIVLSRLVRPTTRLELMGWLAILSSAPLLFFLATPSIPVAVVLLVVSGVGTTYNLPANAAFMQALPAERRGQAFGLVSAGLVAGQGISIAVAGAVAEATSPSLVICVAGGLGLVAALALSGAGRRFLSTPSPAVG, encoded by the coding sequence GTGACGGTCGAAGAGAGCAAGCGCGGGTTACCGGCTGGGCCGGCGACCTATCGTGCGCTGTTCTCCGAGGGCCAGTTCCGCTCCCTCTGGCTGGCCTCTGCGATCTCGCTGACCGGCGACCAGCTGGCCCGCGTCGCGATCGCCTCGCTGGTCTACGACCGGACCCATTCGGCCCTGGTCACCGCGCTCGTCTACGCGGTCACCTACCTCCCCTGGCTGATCGGCGGTCCGCTGCTCGGCGGCCTGGCCGACCGCTACCCCCGCCGCACGGTCATGCTGATCTGCCAGCTGACCAGCGCCGTGCTGGTGGCGCTCATGGCGGTGCCGGGGATGCCCCTGGTGGCCTTGGCGTCGCTGCTGTTCGTCGTGATCCTGGTCGAGTCGCCGTTCCTGTCGGCCCGGGCGTCGCTGCTCGTCGACATCCTTCCCGACGACCGGTACGTGCTGGCCTCGGCGATCAACCAGCTCACCATCCAGGGCACCCAGGTGCTCGGCTTCGCCGTGGGCGGCGCGCTGGTCCTGCTCGTCGGCGCGCCCGACGCGCTGCTCGTGGACGCGGTGTCGTTCCTGCTCGCCGGCGCGTTCGTCCGCTTCGGGGTCCGTCCCCGGCGTGCGGTCGCCGTCGCCGGGCAGCTCGGCGGCAGCTGGGAGCGGATGAAGGTCGGGGCCAAGGTGGTCTTCGGCGATCCGCGGCTGCGCGGGCTGGTCCTGCTGGGCTGGCTGGCCACCTTCTGGGTGGTCCCGGAGGGCCTCGCCGCGCCGTACGCGGACGGCAACTCCACCTCGATCGGGCTGCTCCTCGCGGCCCAGCCCGCCGGCTCCGTGGTCGGCGGGATCGTGCTGAGCCGGCTGGTCCGGCCCACCACCCGGCTCGAGCTGATGGGTTGGCTGGCGATCCTGAGCTCGGCGCCGCTGCTGTTCTTCCTCGCGACCCCGTCCATCCCGGTCGCGGTCGTCCTTCTCGTGGTCTCAGGCGTCGGGACCACGTACAACCTGCCGGCCAACGCGGCGTTCATGCAGGCTCTGCCGGCGGAGCGACGCGGCCAGGCGTTCGGGCTGGTGTCCGCCGGCCTGGTTGCCGGACAGGGCATCAGCATCGCCGTGGCCGGCGCGGTCGCCGAGGCGACCTCGCCCAGCCTGGTCATCTGCGTCGCCGGCGGGCTCGGCCTCGTCGCGGCACTCGCGCTCAGCGGCGCGGGCCGGCGGTTCCTCTCGACGCCGTCGCCTGCGGTGGGCTGA
- a CDS encoding ribokinase translates to MRVVVVGSVNLDLVARVSRLPAGGDTVAASGYTRVPGGKGANQALAARRLGADVTLLAAVGSDDAAAEALALLAEDGVDLSAVRTVAGPTGVALITVDDEGENTIVVVPGANARLTVEAAELAGADAVLCQLEVPMDTIVAAAEAAPAGALFCLNTAPPAPVPDPVLERADLVVANRAEFAAVPGLDRAALVAVTAGAEGAVLRAGGREIARAPSPAVTAVDGTGAGDAFAGGLVVGLLSGLDRAAALRRACLVGAAAASRPGAQPSLPRPADLDALEAR, encoded by the coding sequence ATGCGGGTGGTCGTGGTCGGCAGCGTGAACCTGGACCTGGTCGCCCGGGTCTCCCGACTGCCGGCCGGAGGCGACACGGTTGCGGCTTCCGGCTACACCCGGGTGCCCGGCGGCAAGGGCGCGAACCAGGCCCTCGCGGCCCGCCGGCTGGGCGCTGACGTCACACTTCTCGCCGCGGTCGGGTCCGACGACGCGGCCGCGGAGGCACTCGCCCTGCTGGCCGAGGACGGCGTGGACCTCTCGGCCGTACGGACGGTGGCCGGACCGACCGGAGTGGCGCTCATCACGGTCGACGACGAGGGCGAGAACACCATCGTGGTGGTCCCGGGGGCGAACGCCCGGCTCACGGTCGAGGCGGCCGAGCTGGCCGGCGCGGACGCGGTGCTCTGCCAGCTGGAGGTGCCGATGGACACGATCGTGGCGGCCGCCGAGGCCGCCCCGGCGGGCGCGCTGTTCTGCCTGAACACCGCGCCGCCCGCGCCGGTGCCGGACCCGGTGCTGGAGCGGGCCGACCTGGTGGTGGCCAACCGGGCGGAGTTCGCCGCCGTACCGGGCCTGGACCGGGCCGCGCTGGTCGCGGTGACGGCCGGCGCCGAGGGCGCCGTGCTGCGGGCCGGCGGCCGCGAGATCGCCCGGGCGCCGTCACCGGCGGTGACGGCGGTCGACGGCACCGGCGCGGGCGACGCGTTCGCCGGCGGCCTGGTGGTAGGCCTGCTGTCCGGGCTGGACCGGGCGGCGGCGCTGCGCCGGGCCTGCCTGGTCGGCGCGGCCGCGGCCAGCCGGCCCGGAGCCCAGCCGTCCCTGCCCCGACCTGCCGACCTCGACGCCCTGGAGGCCCGGTGA
- a CDS encoding nucleoside hydrolase — translation MTGPIPILIDCDPGIDDAVALLLACASPELRLLGVSTVAGNVGLEHTTRNAGRILALAGRTDVPVAAGAGRPLVRTSPGRAEHVHGEDGVHRAELPDPAAEPDPRPAVDLLADAIGGSSEPVTLVAIGPLTNVALLYAVHPEVAATLDRVVIMGGSATYGNTTEAAEFNVWSDPEAAYRVLTDPGLARPVPTTMVGLDLTLTVPFEETDLAALAAGGAPGRAAAAMLRPEAERQRQETGVAALPVHDAVAVAAVLRPDLIDTRPATITVDCSDGPRRGATVVAPGPDDAWARVAVGAAARAVIDTIVTRVADYGS, via the coding sequence GTGACCGGACCCATCCCGATCCTCATCGACTGCGATCCCGGCATCGACGACGCGGTCGCGCTGCTGCTCGCCTGCGCCAGCCCGGAGCTGCGGCTGCTCGGCGTCAGCACGGTCGCCGGCAACGTCGGCCTGGAGCACACCACCCGCAACGCCGGCCGGATCCTCGCGCTGGCCGGCCGGACCGACGTGCCGGTCGCGGCCGGGGCCGGCCGGCCGCTGGTGCGCACGTCCCCGGGGCGGGCCGAGCACGTGCACGGCGAGGACGGCGTACACCGGGCGGAGCTGCCCGATCCCGCGGCCGAGCCGGATCCGCGGCCGGCGGTCGACCTGCTCGCCGACGCCATCGGCGGCTCGTCCGAGCCGGTCACGCTGGTGGCGATCGGCCCGCTGACCAACGTCGCGCTGCTCTACGCGGTGCATCCCGAGGTCGCGGCGACGCTCGACCGGGTGGTGATCATGGGCGGCTCGGCCACGTACGGAAACACCACCGAGGCGGCCGAGTTCAACGTCTGGTCCGACCCCGAGGCCGCGTACCGGGTGCTCACCGACCCGGGGCTGGCCCGGCCGGTGCCGACCACGATGGTCGGGCTGGACCTGACCCTGACCGTGCCGTTCGAGGAGACCGACCTGGCCGCGCTGGCGGCCGGCGGTGCCCCGGGCCGGGCGGCCGCGGCGATGCTGCGACCGGAGGCCGAGCGGCAGCGGCAGGAGACCGGGGTGGCCGCGCTGCCGGTGCACGACGCGGTCGCCGTGGCCGCCGTGCTGCGGCCGGACCTGATCGACACCCGGCCGGCCACGATCACCGTCGACTGCTCGGACGGACCCCGCCGCGGAGCCACCGTCGTCGCGCCCGGACCGGACGACGCCTGGGCCCGGGTGGCGGTCGGCGCAGCCGCGCGGGCGGTCATTGACACGATCGTGACCCGTGTGGCCGACTACGGTTCGTGA